A genomic segment from Streptomyces antibioticus encodes:
- a CDS encoding MFS transporter, giving the protein MTALAGTPTPVPEGDRSRRASLAVLCAGTLMTILDGNIVTVAMPAIQNDLGFSGPGLAWVVNAYLIAFGGLLLLAGRLGDLVGRKRMFTAGLAVFTVASVLCGVATGQGMLVAARALQGVGGAMTSAVVLGMLVTLFPEPREQARAIAVFSAVGAAGGALGTFLGGALTQLVGWHWIFLINLPIGAVALWAAVRVLAPEQGSGLGRGADYPGAALVTGALMLTVYVIVGAGDRDGTATALLALLAVALFTGFVLRQARAARPLLRLRLFGSRLLSGANAVQILMIATMYGFQFIGALYLQRVLGYGELATGTAFLPAPVVIGVLMLGLSARTVGRFGPYRVLLTGLALIAVGMALLGRAPAEGSYAVDFLPAMLLMSVGFAAAMPALTGLAMSGVRAEDGGLASGLFNTTQVVGGSLGLAVLTTLAARRTADALTTGTELLPATAEGYRLAFRTAAVIATAALILAAAVLRDRESRRDGGG; this is encoded by the coding sequence ATGACGGCCCTCGCCGGAACACCGACACCCGTCCCCGAAGGGGACCGCTCCCGCCGGGCGTCCCTCGCCGTGCTGTGCGCGGGGACGCTCATGACGATCCTGGACGGCAACATCGTCACCGTGGCGATGCCTGCCATCCAGAACGACCTGGGATTCAGCGGTCCGGGCCTGGCCTGGGTCGTCAACGCCTATCTGATCGCCTTCGGCGGTCTGCTCCTGCTGGCCGGCCGGCTCGGGGACCTGGTCGGGCGCAAGCGGATGTTCACGGCGGGCCTCGCCGTGTTCACGGTCGCGTCCGTGCTGTGCGGGGTCGCCACCGGCCAGGGCATGCTCGTCGCCGCGCGCGCCCTCCAGGGGGTGGGAGGTGCGATGACCTCGGCGGTGGTGCTGGGCATGCTGGTCACGCTCTTCCCCGAACCGCGCGAACAGGCCCGTGCCATCGCGGTGTTCAGCGCGGTCGGCGCGGCGGGCGGTGCGCTCGGCACCTTCCTCGGCGGGGCGCTCACCCAACTCGTCGGCTGGCATTGGATCTTCCTCATCAACCTGCCGATCGGCGCGGTGGCCCTGTGGGCGGCCGTGCGCGTCCTCGCCCCGGAACAGGGCTCCGGGCTCGGCCGGGGCGCCGACTACCCGGGCGCGGCGCTGGTCACCGGGGCGCTCATGCTCACGGTGTACGTCATCGTGGGCGCCGGTGACCGCGACGGCACCGCCACCGCGCTCCTCGCGCTGCTCGCCGTCGCGCTGTTCACGGGGTTCGTGCTGCGCCAGGCCCGGGCCGCCCGTCCGCTGCTGCGGCTGCGCCTGTTCGGCTCCCGGCTGCTCAGCGGGGCGAACGCGGTCCAGATCCTGATGATCGCGACGATGTACGGCTTCCAGTTCATCGGCGCGCTGTACCTGCAACGCGTCCTCGGATACGGCGAGTTGGCCACCGGTACGGCATTCCTCCCCGCACCGGTGGTGATCGGCGTCCTGATGCTCGGGCTGTCGGCCCGCACCGTCGGCCGGTTCGGACCGTACCGGGTGCTGCTCACCGGGCTGGCGCTGATCGCCGTAGGCATGGCGCTGCTCGGCCGCGCACCGGCGGAGGGTTCCTACGCCGTCGACTTCCTGCCGGCCATGCTGCTGATGTCCGTCGGCTTCGCCGCGGCGATGCCCGCGCTGACCGGGCTCGCGATGTCCGGGGTCCGCGCGGAGGACGGCGGCCTGGCGTCGGGTCTCTTCAACACCACGCAGGTGGTGGGCGGTTCACTGGGCCTGGCGGTCCTGACCACCCTGGCCGCGAGGCGCACGGCCGACGCGCTGACCACGGGCACGGAACTCCTCCCCGCGACGGCGGAGGGCTACCGCCTGGCCTTCCGCACGGCGGCGGTGATCGCGACGGCGGCACTGATACTGGCGGCGGCGGTCCTGCGAGACCGCGAAAGCCGACGCGACGGCGGTGGGTGA
- a CDS encoding winged helix-turn-helix transcriptional regulator, translating to MSQGNTGVTAQVVNAHACPVREVLDRVSGKWSVQILVAAAQGPIRFTELERSIEGISRRMLTLTLRNLERDGLVTRTVHPTVPPKVEYELTPVAEELHKTLQQLTDWAERNRVYVAEARAAYDERRETD from the coding sequence ATGTCCCAGGGGAACACCGGTGTAACCGCCCAGGTCGTGAACGCGCACGCCTGCCCGGTCCGCGAAGTTCTTGACAGGGTCTCCGGCAAATGGAGCGTGCAGATCCTGGTCGCCGCCGCGCAGGGGCCGATCCGCTTCACCGAGCTGGAGCGCAGCATCGAGGGCATCAGCCGCCGCATGCTGACCCTCACCCTGCGCAATCTGGAGCGCGACGGCCTCGTCACCCGCACCGTGCACCCGACGGTGCCGCCCAAGGTGGAGTACGAACTGACGCCGGTGGCGGAGGAGTTGCACAAGACCCTGCAACAACTCACGGACTGGGCCGAGCGCAACAGGGTCTACGTCGCCGAGGCCCGGGCCGCCTACGACGAGCGGCGCGAGACCGACTGA
- a CDS encoding acyl-CoA thioesterase, with product MHEPFSVRVTVRGYETDTQGHVNQSVYLNYAEHARWSLLHAAGITQTALQARGVGPVALETTIRYRRELLAGDEVDITCAFLWGEGKTFRIEQTIRKADGTVSADITAVGGLLDLKERRLVADPREHFKELASDPGLFGL from the coding sequence ATGCACGAGCCGTTTTCGGTCCGGGTCACCGTCCGGGGGTACGAGACCGACACCCAGGGCCATGTGAACCAGAGCGTGTACCTCAACTACGCCGAGCACGCCCGCTGGTCCCTGCTGCACGCCGCGGGCATCACCCAGACCGCCCTGCAAGCCCGCGGAGTGGGCCCGGTCGCCCTGGAGACGACCATCCGCTACCGCCGCGAACTGCTCGCCGGTGACGAGGTCGACATCACCTGCGCCTTCCTGTGGGGCGAGGGGAAGACGTTCCGGATCGAGCAGACGATACGCAAGGCGGACGGCACGGTGTCCGCCGACATCACGGCGGTCGGCGGTCTGCTGGACCTGAAGGAGCGGCGTCTGGTGGCCGACCCTCGGGAGCACTTCAAGGAACTGGCCTCGGACCCGGGCCTGTTCGGACTGTAG